TAGATGATCAAGTAGGAAGTCTCGAACCGGGGAAACAGGCTGACTTCGTCGTGATCGATGTCGACACGCCACGCCATCAACCGTACAGTAACCTCCCATCGGTGCTGATGAACTCAGTGACTGCGGGCGACATCGAGACAGTCGTCGTCGACGGCGACGTCCTGATGAGAAACAAGTCGGTCGAGTCACTGGATGTCGAGCGTGTACACGCAGCGGCGATGCGGGAACGGGAACGCCTCCAAGCGCAGACCGGTTGGAAAACGTCTCTCGCGGCAGTACACCCCCGACATATCGATACTCCGACGCATCTCTGCACGGCCCGTACTCCGAGCCGTGATCAGTACGGTCACGGCGTTGTTCACCGATATTCTGATCGTTGGAGCTGTACGTGTCTCTTCACCCTCGGCCCGACGAGTGATCAGATGTCTGATGAGCCGATTCGGAAAACCGGACAACTAGCTCTTCAGTCGTCACGGCATACACGGTCATTTCCTTTCCTTTTTCCGAGTACCACGTTCCAACCGGGGCGACGAGATCACGTCACGAAGCCGATCCAAATGATACGTGACGTTCTGGATCGACTGCCCGATGGCGGTTGCGATGTCGGACGCCGTCCCCGGTTCTCGCTTGAGCGTTGTCAGGATTTCTTGGGCTGTATCCGATGACAGGACTTGGAGGATATTAGAGTGGTTCTCTTCGCCGACAACGACGTCGGTCTGTTTCTTTGGGGCGTATTCGACTGACGGCTGGTGAGGAGGGCACTGGACATTGATTTTGGAGAGTCAGTTTTGTTTGTTCGGTTCACTCCGAACAAACGGATCAAACAATTTAACACTTATGGAGTCTTTGTAGTAGATATGACTCAAGAGGGGACTCATCACACCGGAACACGAGGGATATTGTATGAATGAAGGCGACCGTGACCTCGCACGGGAACGCGTTATCGAATCGCTGGAACAATCAGCCGAAGTGTATGGATTAAGCCGCAGCGCTGGACGAATCTACGGCGTCCTGTATTTTGCCACCGAACCCCTCTCGATCCCGGAACTCGTCGAAGAAACCGGCTATGCCAAATCAACTGTGAGTAACGTAACGCGGACACTCACACGCATCGGGTTGATCCATCGTCGCTCCTCTGAAGGCGGCGGACGACGAGTACACTTCACGGCAGAACGCGAAATCTGGTTTATCCTCCAGGACGTGTTCCAGCAATACATTCAACGCGAGATCCAGACGACCCTGCGAACGATCCGGCGAGCTGAGGATCAACTCTCGGACTCAGATACCAGCGAAGCCGAACGGATCCGTGATCTTCGAGCGACCTACGAAGACCTCGAAGAGATCACCCGACTCGCCACGAACCTCTCTACCGCAGAGCTTCGTGAGGCTCTCGAAGCCTACGAGGACTAAACCCTGGTCTGGTCACCAATACACGGTGTAGGTACAGCGATCGTCTCCGTTCCGTCGACAGGTAGATCCGGTTTCTTCGATGAATACGAACGAATCCATCGACGCGTAGTGTTTCGCAACGCCTCTGATCAGGCCACGATCGAACGGACACGGGTACGGGTTGTAACACGTGACTGTCCCGGCCCGGTCGTCGGTTTGCTCGAATCGATACCACCCAGCTCTCCACCCCGGTGGTTCCGTTGATACGCCTCGTCGATCGATTGGAGCCCCGCAGGTACTGTGTCAAATTCATCCGGCCACTCGGCGACATCCGGAATTTGTTCACCGAGTCGGTCTAGCACGTGTGGTTGGAGCTCTTCAGCAATCGCCTCAAAAGCATTCAACCACGCCTGTTGTGGATACCATTCGTCAGGCTCTGGATCAGTAATCCCCTCGTCCGCTAACGCGTTTAACGCCCGTTCTTGATAGGCCGCAGAAAATTTCCCCATCCCTTCGTTGACAATCGTAAGCACCGTCTGCCCGTTGATTTCAACATCCTGATCGAACGCCTCGTAAGAAACCATTATTCCGTGGTTCCGAGCCGTTC
The Halobellus limi genome window above contains:
- a CDS encoding amidohydrolase family protein; protein product: MLHVIGTTRGASQRVARTCFTARQCTAISKPETRPGSPACSPRVRCERRDRVRRSVLVRLLGSHPGGQTRTLLSNFEYGAQQWSSYELLQMLTIDAARALGLDDQVGSLEPGKQADFVVIDVDTPRHQPYSNLPSVLMNSVTAGDIETVVVDGDVLMRNKSVESLDVERVHAAAMRERERLQAQTGWKTSLAAVHPRHIDTPTHLCTARTPSRDQYGHGVVHRYSDRWSCTCLFTLGPTSDQMSDEPIRKTGQLALQSSRHTRSFPFLFPSTTFQPGRRDHVTKPIQMIRDVLDRLPDGGCDVGRRPRFSLERCQDFLGCIR
- a CDS encoding GbsR/MarR family transcriptional regulator codes for the protein MNEGDRDLARERVIESLEQSAEVYGLSRSAGRIYGVLYFATEPLSIPELVEETGYAKSTVSNVTRTLTRIGLIHRRSSEGGGRRVHFTAEREIWFILQDVFQQYIQREIQTTLRTIRRAEDQLSDSDTSEAERIRDLRATYEDLEEITRLATNLSTAELREALEAYED